The Misgurnus anguillicaudatus chromosome 21, ASM2758022v2, whole genome shotgun sequence genome includes a window with the following:
- the ist1 gene encoding IST1 homolog, producing MLGGGFKSERLRVNLRLVINRLKLLEKKKTELAQKARKEIADYLSAGKDERARIRVEHIIREDYLVEAMEILELYCDLLLTRFGLIQSMKELDPGLQEAVSTLIWAAPRLQSEVAELKIVSDQLCNKYSKEYGKLCRTNQIGTVNDRLMHKLSVEAPPKILVERYLIEIAKNYNVPYEPDAMVRPEVCPGEEADLIDVDSDFKKPGGGGGGGGGGFTAPHAAMPMPMPMPMPTAFSYPPPRGAEPFNGPVGTYDGFSNFQPPVRGGQPPQLPSCPPTYESIDDLSIKPSDPSQVIPGPVPSGQIYDNSTLPELPSVPDTLPTSSFGGNANTSDDIDFDDLSRRFEELKKKT from the exons ATGCTTGGTGGAGGATTTAAATCAGAGAGGCTTCGTGTGAACCTCAGGCTGGTCATAAACCGCCTTAAACTTCTTGAGAAGAAGAAGA CCGAGTTAGCCCAAAAGGCTCGTAAGGAAATTGCAGACTACTTGTCAGCGGGTAAAGATGAACGTGCGAGGATCAGAGTCGAGCACATCATCAGAGAAGATTACCTGGTGGAGGCCATGGAGATCCTGGAGTTATACTGTGATCTGCTGCTCACGCGATTTGGTTTAATACAGTCAATGAA AGAGCTTGATCCTGGTCTACAGGAAGCAGTGTCCACTCTCATCTGGGCGGCTCCCCGTCTCCAATCAGAAGTTGCAGAACTGAAAATC GTTTCAGATCAGCTGTGTAACAAATACAGCAAGGAGTACGGAAAGCTGTGCAGGACAAACCAAATCGGGACTGTTAATGATAGG CTTATGCACAAACTGAGCGTGGAGGCCCCGCCGAAGATTTTGGTTGAACGTTACCTCATCGAGATCGCCAAAAACTACAACGTTCCTTATGAACCTGATGCCATGGTTCGG CCAGAAGTGTGTCCGGGAGAAGAGGCCGATCTGATCGATGTGGACAGTGACTTCAAGAAGCCCGGCGGTGGTGGAGGAGGTGGTGGAGGTGGTTTTACCGCCCCTCATGCGGCTATGCCCATGCCTATGCCCATGCCAATGCCTACAGCTTTTAGCTACCCTCCACCTAGAGGAGCT GAGCCCTTCAATGGTCCGGTTGGCACCTATGATGGCTTTAGCAACTTTCAGCCTCCAGTGAGAGGAGGGCAGCCACCACAACTCCCAAGCTGCCCCCCCACCTATGAGTCT ATCGATGATTTGTCAATCAAACCCTCTGATCCTTCCCAGGTGATCCCAG GCCCAGTTCCATCCGGTCAAATCTATGACAACTCCACCCTCCCCGAGCTTCCATCTGTTCCGGATACGCTCCCGACATCCTCGTTCGGCGGGAACGCCAACACGTCAGACGACATCGACTTTGACGATCTGTCCCGACGCTTTGAAGAGCTCAAGAAGAAGACTTAA
- the slc22a31 gene encoding putative solute carrier family 22 member 31, producing the protein MEFETKIYPRIGGYGRYNRIVTLFSWFPNFAVSLNLFSDVFFTLVPESYHCKPDLALLPPSDFIGNLSKQAYLNLTVPWLKGSGFSRCELYKYPANLSDLTANLTREVVQCTGGYEFGKPAGLQNNLVTEWNLVCADYWKIPLHHICFMTGWIVGYIFFGTVCDWLGRRLSLLLSVVLSGVLGVMVCLSNSQSAFPLLRLCQGTTLAGVFLASYIARLEWCDPSHRLMVSMVSGFFAIFAELLLPGLAVLCRDWPVLQAVTTLPMLLLFSYWCCASVFPESPRWLLATSQIPQAKKCLQSFSTRNGVCVRDELFPAETLLAEIEEMFGEDVQPKFHNVLEMRHTRVMWRNCLILGFTLFIGTGIQYCFTRNLHIYSPHFYFSYFLRVLTGALACIFICFSVDRFGRRGILLLAAILTGLSSLLLLALTQYLRGVLVLVLSVIGLLSSQALAMLSVFFGSEVMPTVVRGGSLGLIMAAGCVGMAASSLMELQNNGGYFLHHVVFASFAVLSVLCIMLLPESKNKPLPDSLKDGDRQRRPALFLSRINRDNPPLLCTHPQASEYNRESYSRLVSATRKMLTKDTLPYKISISSQSPLLPGNITSQETHEDDS; encoded by the exons ATGGAGTTTGAAACGAAAATCTACCCAAGGATCGGTGGATACGGGCGATATAACCGAATCGTAACTCTCTTTAGCTGGTTTCCAAACTTTGCGGTGTCGTTAAATCTTTTCAGCGATGTTTTCTTTACGCTCGTTCCCGAGTCTTATCACTGCAAACCGGATCTAGCGTTACTACCGCCGTCAGATTTCATCGGTAATCTCTCCAAACAAGCGTACCTGAATCTAACCGTCCCGTGGCTGAAGGGATCCGGGTTCAGCCGCTGCGAGCTCTACAAGTACCCGGCGAATCTAAGCGATCTAACGGCTAACCTGACGAGAGAAGTCGTGCAGTGTACTGGAGGATATGAGTTCGGCAAACCTGCAGGACTACAAAACAATTTAGTCACTGAG TGGAATTTAGTATGTGCAGACTACTGGAAAATCCCACTCCATCACATTTGTTTCATGACGGGCTGGATTGTGGGATACATATTCTTTGGCACCGTTTGTGACTG GTTGGGTCGCCGTCTGTCTCTTCTGCTGTCAGTGGTTCTTTCTGGTGTACTGGGAGTAATGGTTTGTCTTTCAAACAGCCAGTCTGCTTTTCCTCTTCTCCGTCTCTGTCAAGGCACAACATTAGCTGGGGTGTTTTTGGCGTCTTATATTGCAC GTCTGGAGTGGTGTGACCCATCTCACAGACTGATGGTTTCTATGGTCAGTGGTTTCTTTGCTATATTCGCCGAGCTTCTGTTGCCAGGGCTGGCTGTGCTGTGCCGTGATTGGCCCGTGCTTCAAGCTGTCACCACGCTGCCCATGTTGCTGCTGTTTTCCTATTGGTG TTGTGCTTCAGTATTCCCAGAATCCCCTCGTTGGCTTTTGGCCACATCTCAGATCCCTCAAGCAAAAAAGTGTCTTCAGTCTTTCTCCACACGAAAtggtgtgtgtgtaagagaTGAACTGTTCCCCGCTGAAACACTGCTGGCAG AGATAGAGGAGATGTTCGGTGAAGATGTTCAGCCAAAGTTTCACAATGTTTTGGAGATGCGTCACACCAGGGTCATGTGGAGGAactgcctcatcttgggcttcACTCT CTTTATTGGCACAGGAATCCAGTACTGTTTCACACGTAACCTGCACATCTACTCGCCACACTTCTACTTCAGTTATTTTTTGCGTGTGTTGACCGGAGCGTTGGCCTGCATCTTCATCTGTTTCTCTGTGGATCGCTTCGGTCGCAGGGGAATCCTGCTGCTGGCCGCCATTCTCACCGGCCTGTCTTCACTCCTGCTATTGGCCCTTACACAAT ATCTGCGTGGAGTTCTGGTTCTGGTTCTGTCTGTAATAGGTCTTCTCTCATCTCAAGCTTTGGCCATGCTCAGTGTATTTTTTGGCAGTGAAGTCATGCCCACTGTTGTTCG TGGTGGTTCATTGGGTCTGATCATGGCCGCAGGCTGCGTCGGGATGGCCGCGTCCTCTCTAATGGAGCTGCAGAATAACGGCGGGTATTTCCTTCATCACGTCGTCTTCGCCTCCTTCGCCGTCCTTTCTGTCCTCTGCATCATGCTGCTCCCCGAGAGCAAAAACAAACCCCTGCCGGACTCCCTCAAAGATGGAGATCGCCAACGCCGTCCCGCCCTCTTCCTCTCACGCATTAACAGGGACAACCCGCCCCTACTGTGCACGCATCCGCAAGCTTCCGAATACAATCGGGAGAGCTACTCCCGTCTGGTCAGCGCCACCAGAAAGATGCTCACGAAAGATACGCTTCCGTACAAGATCTCCATCTCGTCGCAATCTCCTCTTTTGCCCGGCAATATAACCTCTCAAGAAACCCATGAAGATGACTCCTAG